In Sparus aurata chromosome 3, fSpaAur1.1, whole genome shotgun sequence, the following are encoded in one genomic region:
- the slc44a4 gene encoding choline transporter-like protein 4 — translation MGKKQENNPDSEYGEPAEFDPGFNGPIKKRGCTDIICCILFMAVIIGYAAVGILAWLYGDPRHVLYPRNSTGWFCGTGPNKDRPNLFYFDFLKCATSVNVMATALNGFQCPTTQVCVESCPGDFSALFVDAYFKKPAEVFNQSLCVPSVDLKAPGLTVQQVVDQELCPFFRVPTTSVLGRCLPDITALGNIPDNFANVPGLPSTINDTINVIKNGTGDVVNGFNAREIGVRIFEDFASSWPWILIGLLIAMVVSMLFLLLLRFTAPVMVWVLIIGLLGAGAYGIWHCYWEYENHRQNSATISEIGFTTNFQVYLQVQETWLAFLIIISVAEAIILLTIIFLRTRILIAIALIQESSKAISHMMSALLYPLVTFVLLLVCVAYWGATALYLATSGNPIYRVVALNSTTSGCQSINGTVSCDPQNFTSSAYPDCPSASCIFIKYNDEGLLQRNIFNLQIYNAVAFLWCVNFVIALGQCTLAGAFASYYWAFSKPGDIPMFPLSASFIRSLRYHVGSLAFGSLILTLVQVVRIILEYIDHKTRSAQNPCARFLMCCLKCCFWCLEKFIKFLNRNAYIMIAIYGKNFCVSAKNAFMLLMRNIVRVVVLDKVTDLLLFFGKLLVVGGVGVLSFFFFSGRILLPGNTFRSETLNYYWMPIITVIFGSYLIAHGFFSVYNMCVDTLFLCFLEDLERHDGSLQKPYYMSKNLMKILNKSNKAAKTDRKKK, via the exons ATGGGTAAAAAACAGGAGAATAATCCGGACTCGGAGTATG GAGAACCTGCTGAGTTTGATCCAGGATTCAATGGACCCATAAAGAAAAG AGGGTGCACTGATATAATCTGCTGTATCCTGTTTATGGCGGTCATCATTGGCTATGCAGCAGTTGGCATTTTAG cTTGGCTCTATGGAGATCCCAGACATGTTCTTTATCCAAGAAACTCAACTGGATGGTTCTGTGGCACTGGACCAAATAA AGACCGACCCAACTTGTTTTACTTTGACTTCCTTAAATGTGCCACATCTGTTAATGTCATGGCAACAGCTCTCAATGGCTTTCAGTGTCCAACCACACAG GTGTGCGTGGAAAGCTGTCCCGGTGATTTCAGTGCTTTGTTTGTAGACGCATATTTTAAAAAGCCAGCGGAAGTTTTCAACCAGAGCCTCTGCGTGCCTTCCGTAGACCTGAAGGCTCCTGGGCTG acggTTCAACAAGTTGTCGACCAGGAGCTGTGTCCTTTCTTCCGCGTTCCCACAACCTCTG TTCTGGGGAGATGTCTGCCGGATATTACAGCTCTGGGGAATATCCCAGACAACTTTGCCAATGTTCCGGGCCTACCCTCCACAATTAACGACACAATCAACGTAATCAAGAATGGCACTGG TGATGTTGTGAATGGCTTCAATGCCAGAGAGATCGGAGTCCGAATCTTTGAGGATTTTGCGTCGTCATGGCCGTGGATCCTCAT tGGTCTGCTAATAGCCATGGTGGTCAGTATGCTGTTCCTGTTGCTGCTGAGATTCACGGCTCCAGTCATGGTGTGGGTGCTCATCATCGGACTTCTAGGCGCTGGGGCATACG GGATTTGGCACTGCTACTGGGAGTATGAAAACCACAGGCAGAACTCTGCCACCATATCTGAAATTGGTTTTACCACCAACTTCCAGGTTTACCTGCAAGTTCAAGAGACCTGGCTGGCCTTCT TAATAATCATATCTGTGGCCGAGGCGATCATTCTCCTGACTATCATCTTCCTGCGGACCAGAATCCTCATAGCCATCGCCCTCATCCAGGAGTCCAGCAA GGCAATCAGTCACATGATGTCTGCTCTGCTGTACCCTCTGGTCACCTTTGTCCtcctgttggtgtgtgttgcgTACTGGGGTGCCACTGCTTT ATATTTGGCCACTTCAGGAAACCCGATCTACAGAGTGGTGGCTCTCAACTCCACTACGAGCGGGTGTCAGAGTATCAACGGCACTGTGAGCTGTGACCCTCAG AACTTCACCTCATCAGCTTACCCCGACTGCCCATCAGCCAGCTGCATCTTCATCAAATACAACGACGAAGGTCTCCTCCAGCGGAACATCTTCAACCTGCAGATCTACAACGCCGTGGCTTTCCTCTGGTGTGTCAACTTTGTCATCGCCCTGGGCCAGTGTACGCTGGCGGGGGCCTTCGCCTCCTACTACTGGGCCTTCTCCAAACCAGGAGACATTCCCATGTTCCCGCTGTCTGCTAGCTTCATACGCTCACTCAG GTACCATGTGGGCTCCCTGGCTTTTGGTTCTTTGATCCTGACCCTGGTGCAGGTGGTGAGGATCATTCTGGAGTACATTGACCACAAAACAAGAT CGGCTCAGAATCCATGTGCTCGCTTTCTGATGTGTTGCCTGAAGTGCTGCTTCTGGTGTCTGGAGAAGTTCATCAAGTTCCTCAACAGGAACGCGTACATCATG ATTGCTATCTATGGGAAAAACTTCTGCGTGTCAGCCAAAAATGCTTTCATGCTGCTTATGAGAAACATAGTGAG AGTCGTGGTGCTCGATAAAGTGACAGACCTGCTGCTGTTCTTCGGAAAGCTGCTGGTGGTCGGAGGAGTAG GCGTGttgtccttcttcttcttctctggtcgGATATTGCTACCAGGCAACACCTTCCGCTCTGAAACCCTCAACTACTACTGGATGCCAATTATT ACGGTGATCTTTGGTAGCTACCTCATAGCTCATGGCTTCTTCAGTGTGTACAACATGTGTGTCGacactctcttcctctgcttct TGGAGGACCTGGAGCGTCACGATGGATCTCTACAGAAGCCGTACTATATGTCCAAAAACCTCATGAAGATCCTCAACAAATCCAACAAAGCAGCAAAAACAGATCgaaagaagaaatga